The Ketobacter alkanivorans genome includes the window CGGTGGCGGAATCTACAATCCAGCAGCCATATACCCCAAAGCCGTCACCTTGCCATTGCAGTTTATTACTACCCAGGGTGGCAAAAAATTGGCCGCCACTGTCACACTGCCTGCCGATGAAAACGGTACACCCGCTCCTGGCCCATTTCCCGTTATCCTGACTCAGTCAGCCTACAATACCAATCTGCTCACCACCTTATTGATGGGCACACCAGGTAACTTGCTGCTTGGCGTCAGTGATGCGTTCATCGTGCGCCGAGGCTACGCTCAGGTGGCAGTTGATGCATTAGGAACCGGCATATCGCAAGGCGGATGGGAGCTGCTGGGTGAGGAAGAGCAAGTCGGCTTTGCCGATGCGGTGGATTGGGTTCATCAACAACCCTGGTCTAACGGCAAACTTGGCGTGGCGGGCGTATCGTACATGGCCATCAGCTCACTATTTGCCGCACAACGCCGCCCGGATTCCATAGATGCCGTGTTCGCAAGCCTCCCCATGGGAGACGCCATGCGTGGCACCGTGGGCATAGGTGGCATGTTGAACGGACTCTTCATGAGCACCTGGATGCAGCTAACCCACATCACCGCCACCCAAAATCTGCCGATATCGTTACTGAAACCCCAGCACATGAATCACATCATCAACGTCACCCAGGAGCACGTGGATCAAATCGATAGTTACTACTTGCCATTGATCAACAGCGCTCTGGATGGCGCACCCACCTACAATTACGACGGTGAATTCTGGCAGTTACGTTCACCCATCACCAATATGGATCGAATCACCGCGCCGACATTCATCCTGGGTGCATTACACGATCTATTCCAGCGGGATGAACCCCAGCTGTTCGAAATTCTACGTAACAACAATGTCGACAGCCGTCTGGTTATCTACGATGGCAGTCACTTTGTAAACTTTGTCGCCACCCATCTGGGCAATCAAGCGGTTCCACCTGTGGATCTATTGATGCTGCAATGGTTTGACAAGTATCTCAAAGAGCAGGACACCGGCATTGAGGCGATGCCTAACGTTGTTCAGTTCGTGAAGAACTACCCCACCGAAAGTACCCCGGAAGAATTCCGCAACGACCACTTTTCATCTACCACGGAATGGCCGCACCCACTAGCTCAGGCAGAGCGCTGGTACCTGCAAGACAACCATCAACTTTCCCGCACAGCACCAAGCGCAGAAGCCGAAGCCATCATGACGCAACCCGAACACCCTTCGGGTCGCGCGTACAACGCCAACGGCTTGCTCGGGTTTGAACTGCACATCAACGATGGCACCCAATGCTCGCGCAGCTTTGATCAATGGACACTGGGCTTGAATCTGCCAACCCCCTGCTTCAGCAACAGTGACCTGGTAGACCAGCAGCGCCTGATTTTTGAATCAGAACCCATGACCGAAGATTACTATATCAACGGCCCAATTCAGGCAGACATATGGATTGATAGTACCGTGACTGAAGCGGTGGTATCTGTGCAGGTGGAAGAAGTGTCACAGCGTCAATCCCTGCCTCTCACCAATGGCCAACTGCTGGCTTCCGGCCGGGCTAATGATGTGACTCGTTCACGATTTATGGATGGAGAAATGATCCAGCCATATCACTACTTCACTGAAGAGGCCAGTCAACCACTGGTACCGGGTGAAATAGTGAAATTACAAATCGAGATCTTTCCCACCAGCGCTATCATCCGCCGCGGCAATAAACTTCGAATATCCATCAGCCCCAGTAACCAGGCACAAGCCATGCTGAATTATCCAAGACAGGCACAGGCCGAAGGCGGAATCACCACTATTCACATCAGCCCGGAATATCCATCCAGCGTGGTGCTGCCCATAGTGCCTACCAGCGCACTGAACTAATGATTTATCGACCATAAATGGAGAGTAATTAGGATATGAGTTCATCTTCTAACAACAATCACGGACCATCCCTATCACGGCGTAAGTTTTTAGGCGGCACCGTTGCAACCGTTGCAGCAGGCACGGTGTTACCCGGATGCAAATTCGTTGCTGGCTCCGGCAGCAACACCATCCCGATGCCACCAGAGTTTCCTACTGGTATCGAGCTGTATCAGCAAAGTTTTGTAAACTGGGCTCGAGAAACAAAAATTTCTGGCGTATGGTTCTGCTCACCCCGCAGCGCCGAAGAAGTGGTTACTGTGGCCAACTGGGCCAAGGATCACGGATACCGTCTGCGCCCATTGGGCAGTGGCCACGGTTTTGCGCCAACACTATTACCCCGTGGCCACAGCGGTCAGAAGGTCGTTATCGTTAACACCCACGATTACATGAACAGCATCACCGTAAATGCCGACGATGAAGTGAAATCCGCATCCTGCGGTGCCGGAGCTTACATCGAAGACATCTGCGCCGAGTTGGAACAATACGATCTGGGGCTATACCACACCACCGCTCCCGGTGGCGTATCCATTGCCGGAGCATTGGCAATGAATGCTCACGGAGCCGCTACTCCTCAGCTAGGCGAAACCTTGCAACCAGGGCACTCCTGGGGAACATTGAGCAACCTGGTGCTGGAAATCACTGCCGTTGCCTGGAACGAAGATCAGGGCCAGTATGAACTAAGAACCTATCAGCGCAACGATCCGGCCATCGGCCCGCTATTGACCTGTCTGGCCCGCGCTTTCATTACCTCGGTAAGAATACAAGCTGGTCCAAATTTAAAAATCCGCTTATTGAGCCGCACCGATCTTACCGCCGACGAAGTACTGGCTATGCCGGAAAATGAAACCGAAAACTCGTTTTCCAACCTGTCAGATCAACACGGCACCATGGATATTATCTACTACCCGTTTAACCCAGAGAATATCGTCTGGCTGAAAAGCTGGACCGTGACACCGGAGAAGCCAGAATCCAGCCGCGAAGTGCTGGAGCCATACCAACTTTCCGATGGTGTGAAGGTCGCACCCTGGCAGGCCGATGCGCTCAGCTCAACATTGCGCACATTCCCACGCATCGTGCCCCAATACAATAAAATCTCAGTAGATGGCTTAAGATCATTATTGGCAGACGAAGACCCCACAACCAAAATCAACGACATCTGGGGATCGGCCTACACCACAACACTGTATGTTCAACCAGAAACGCCGCGCCTGACCGTGGCAGCCTGGGGTGTGGTGGTGTCCCGTGCAAACATGCAACGGGCACTGGCAGAATGGTATGAGTTCTTTACTGAGCTGCTGGCAGACTTCAAATCCCGAGGCCTATATCCTTATACCGGCCCGGTGGAATTGCGAGCACACGGTTTGGAAAACCCCGCAGACGTCTTGATACCCAACGCCGTTGAGCCCACGTTATCCGGCGCACGCCCTCACCCTGATCACCCGGAAAAAGACACTATCATCTGGTTTGCCATCAACAATAACGTGGATCAACCAGCAGCAATGGAGTTCAACACCCGACTGGAGCAGTGGTTCTACAGCAACTACGCAAGCTACGGCCTGGTAAGGCCCGAATGGACCAAGTGTTACGCATATTCAGACGACGGCGAATTCGGCGGTGCCTGGACTAATGAGGAAATTATGTCCGAAGTGTACCCCCGCACCTGGAATCAAGGTTACCCGGCCGACAACAATTGGGACACTGCTGCGGCACAGTTCAGGGCAATGGACCCTCATGGAGTATTTACCAACAGCCATTTGAACAAACTGTTTCCGCTAGAGAGTTAACCTGCCGCATCGGTCGTTGACCGACCGAGTATTGGGTATGGGCCTGCGCCTCGCGGGCCCATTTTTATGATGGCTGGAACTCTTCTTTTAATGCCCGCATGGTACCCAGCACCAACAATGAACAGCTGTCCACCAGCATATCAATAGGAAGTTTATAACCGCCCAACATCCACTGCGTCGACATCGAATAACAGGCTCCATTGATGGCCTGCGCCACGGCAGCCGCAAATTCAAGAGTCACCGTCAATTCAGGGTTATCGCTCTTTATCCACTGCGCAGCGAATTGCGACATCATATCGTGATTGGCTTGACGCACCGTACTCACCCGCTCAATTCCATGCAAGCTTTCCACATACAGAACCCGCACCACGCGATCATCCTGCATAAACGTAAAATAGGCATTCAGACAGGTACGAATCCGGGCATCCATTTCAGTAGGCAGCTCAGGTAATTTGGCAATAAAGAAATCACGCAGCGATTCCACCTGCCTTTCATAAACCGCACAAAACAGCGCTTCGCTATCCTCAAACGATTCGTAAAAATAGCGCTCTGTAAGACCTGCCTCCTTACAGAGCTTGCGCACCGTCGCCCCACGAATTCCAGCGCGCCCAAACACCTCCAGCCCAGCCTCAAGGAAACGTTCTCGACGCTCGAGTTTGCGTTCGGGCTCGCTCAAACCACCATAGGTACGGTGTGATGTTTTTTTATCCAGATCTGAAGTCATGGCTGAATTTCACTACAAATAGACCTTGTAGTAAAGCAACACATCCGACCGCTCAGTGCAGACCGCTGAGCCACACCCGCAAAACGCGGCGTTGGTGGACGCAGATGATCAGCCCACCCAGAAAGATGGATGTTAATAATCCTGCTGAGCAATGGTAACTTTCATGCCATCCATATCATCGTTCAGGGTCACCTGGCAGGAAAGCCGTGAATTAGGCTGGTAATGCTCTGTACTGCTCACCAGTTGCAGCTCATCTTCGCCCGGCTTGTTCAATTTGTCGGCCCACTCCCCTTCAATATAACAATGGCACGAAGAGCAGGAACAAACGCCCCCGCAAATGGCCAGAATGTCGTCGTAGCCGTTGTCACGCAAGGCTTCCATTAAAGTGTCGCCTGACGTGGCATCCAGAGTGCTGACGTTTCCTGCAAGGTCTGTAATCTCAAGTGTTGGCATCTCTCTACTCCTACTTTCTTATTATCTTAGCCCGGTGAAATAACCTTATAAAGGGTGCAACAAATATCAAACACCTCTTGATTCAATCAGTATACACCGTATACTTTGGCAATAACAATTGCAATATTGCTTCATAAAAATAAAAGCGGCTGTAGAGGAATTCATAATGACCGAGCAACAAACCTGCATCATCATTGGCGCCAGTCACGCCGGAGCACAACTGGCTAACAGTGTGCGCAAAGAAGGCTGGCAAGGCCGCATTCTGGTGATTGGCGATGAAGCCATAGCCCCCTACCACCGCCCGCCCCTGTCCAAAGCCCTGTTGATGGGTGACAAAACTGCCGACCAGCTGGAAATCTTCAAGCCCACTGTGTACGACAAAGCAAACATCGAATTTCTGCTTAATACCCGCGTCGCCAGCATCAATCGAGCAGACAAAACCATCACACTTGAAGGTGGCAACACCTTGACCTACGACAAACTGGCGTTATGCACTGGCGCTCGTGTCCGCAAATTAGATATTCCCGGCAGCGACCTCAAAGGCGTCCATTATTTACGCACATTGGCGGATGCCGAGGCCATTCAGCGCGACGTCAGCGCCAACCGCAAAGCCGTAATCGTAGGCGGAGGCTACATCGGCCTGGAAACAGCCGCCTCCCTGCGCAAACTGGGAATGGAAGTGACGGTGCTGGAAATGATGAGCCGCGTTCTGGAACGGGTTACGGCGCCGGAGCTGTCCGACTATTACACCAAACTGCATGAATCACATGGCGTCAAAATCATCCTTAACGCACAAGCCCAAGCAATCCTGGGGAACGACAAAGCCCAACAAGTGCAGTGCAATAATGACCTGGTTCTGGATGCCGACCTGGTAATCATCGGTATCGGGGTTATTCCCAACACGGAATTGGCAGCCGCTGCCGGTCTGGTGGTTGAAAACGGTATACTGGTGGATGAATTCGCCTGCACCAACGATCCCGATATAGTTGCAGCCGGTGATTGCACCTTTCACCCCAACGACTTGCTAGGGTTTCACTTGCGCCTTGAATCCGTTCCCAATGCCATGGAGCAAGCCAAAACCGCTGCGGCCTCCATCTGCGGCAAACCAAAAGCCTATCATGCCCTACCCTGGTTCTGGTCCGACCAGTACGACATCAAACTGCAGATCGCAGGCTTCAACAAAGGCTATGAACGAGTCGTATTGCGGGGCAACCCCGACAGCAACCAATTTGTTGCCTGGTACCTGCAAGACAACAAAGTGCTGGCAGCAGACTGCATTAACAGCTCAAAAGAATTTATGCAGGCGAAAAAACTGATCGCTCAAAATATCACGGTAACCGATGCACAGTTAGCGGATACCAGCATTGAAGTAGCAAGCCTGGTAACGAACACATAAGTACAGGGAATTACTTTCAGCCCACATATTGAACTGGCGGCCTCACTACCGCAGAATGAAATCCTGGGTTGCTTTACCAGCCACCTGACCTTGAATTCCAGGAGTGAACCGCCCATGCAAAGGCAAAGCCTCATCCTCATCGGCATGCCCGGCGCAGGCAAAAGTACAATGGGCATTTTGCTGGCGAAAGAACTCGGCCTCGGCTTTCTCGACACCGATGTGGCCATCCAGGTAAAAGAAGGAAAAACCCTGCAGGAAATCCTTGAAGAGCGGGGGTATTTGGCGCTGCGTGACGTAGAAGAACAAGTACTTCTGGAAACAGACTGCCATCAAAAAGTGATCGCCACCGGCGGCAGCGCAGTTTACAGCGAAAAAGGCATGGCCTACCTGAAATCCTGCGGCCCCATCGTCTACCTTGATGTGCCACTGGAAGAGCTGCGACGCCGCATTCACAATTACGAGACCCGCGGCATTGCCCGCCGCCCAGAGCAATCCTTTGCCCACCTGTTTGAAGAACGGGCGGCCCTTTATCGCCAATACGCCGACATCACGGTGAGATGCGATCGCCACGGCCCGGGGGAAGTTATAAGCCAAGTACTTGAGGCGCTAGGGAAGCTAAACCCCGACGCCTGATTGCTCCTACTGCTGCCAATCCCTTAAAACACCACAATTATGCATTATAATTGCAATAATAATGCATAATTAATATACTCTACCCTCATAATCAGATGTAGCGTCCTGACTTAGAATAACCAACAACAAGTCAGATTTTCGATATCACCAGGATCAAGAGGGAGCAGTCATGTCGGAAGCGACAGCGGCAGACATTCTTAGCCGTATCAAGCCTTTACTGAACAAGCGTGTGGGCCCCTACAATAGCTGGAACCCGGTTTCCCGCACCCACATTTGGCAATGGTGCAGCGCCATGGGTGACAGTAATCCACTCTACCAAGATGACGCTTACCGCGCCCAACACAGCGAATTCAGTGGCGAAAAAGCCGTAGCACCGCCGACCATGATGCAGATGTGGTCTATGCGGGATGTAAACGGCAACGACGGCCCTGGCTCCACCACTGACAACCTCTACGAAATTCTGACGGCACTGGAACAAGAAGGTTACGAAGGGATAATGGCCGTAAGCTATGACCAAACCTTCCACCGTTATCTGGAAGAAGGCGATAGCGCCCACCATTACAGCACCATTGTGGATATAAGCGATCTGAAAACCACAGGCATGGGAAAAGGCTTTTTCGTAACTCAGTGGGCTGAGTTTCTGGATCAGAACGAAGAGCTATTCGCCGAAGCCAAGATCACCTACTTCAAATACCAAACGCCCAAACAACAACCCGCAGCCAAACAAGCCTCTGCTCCTGGCAAAATCAATCGCATCCATCCGGTGGAAAATCACGACCACGAACATTTCTGGCAAGGACTTAGAGGTGGCAAGCTGCTGATCCAAAAGTGTGAAGACTGTGGCGAACTCCGCCACCCTCCGCAACCCATGTGCGAACACTGCCAGTCCATTCGCTGGAGCACCATCGAATCCAAAGGCAAAGGCACTGTGTACACCTATACCGTGATGCACTATCCCGAAATCCCGCCGTTCGACTACCCCAATGCCATCGTACTGGTAGACCTGGAAGAAGGTGTACGCATCGTGTCACAACTGATTGGCACTAAACCCAATGACATCCATATCGGCATGGCGGTTGAAATGAAACTTACCGAAGTGCAGGAAGGCATGACATTGCCACTGTTTCACGCTGTCGACAAAGCATAAGGAGGACACCATGACTGCATTTAAAAACCTGTACGCCTCCGAGCTGTCTGTGGGCGACACATTACCTGAATTCGCATTACCCATTACCACCCGGTTGGTGGTATCAACCGCCATTGCCTCGCAAGACTTTCAAGACGTCCATCACGATAAAGCTGCAGCGCAGGAAAAAGGCACACCGGATATTTTCATGAACATCCTCAGCACCAACGGATTCGTTGGCCGCTACCTTACCGACTGGGCTGGCCCAGGCAGCCGCATCAAAAAGATACAGTTCAAACTGGGGGCTCCTAACTTTCCAGGGGACACCATGGTGATGAGCGGCGAAGTGATCGACATCAGCCAAGAGGGTGAACACACTCTGGCTCATGTTAATTTCAAAGGGAAAAACGGCATGGGTAATCACGTAAGCGGCGTTGCCGTATTGCAACTGGCGGCGGAGGATGGACAATGAGCAGCACACCGATAGACAACACATTGTCCCGCAAAGCAGCCATCGTTGGTATCGGCGCTACTGAGTTTTCCAAGGATTCTGGCCGCAGCGAAATGCAACTGGCCTGCGAGGCAGTAAAAGCCGCACTGGACGATGCCGGAATTAAAGGCAGTGACATCGATGGCATGTCCACCTTCAGCATGGACAACAACTGGGAAAACGAAATCCTCCGCCAAGTAGGCGGCAAGGAGCTCAAGTTTTTCTCCCGTACTGAATTTGGCGGCGGCGCGGCCTGTGGCCCCTTTGTGCATGCTGCTACCGCCATTGCCAGTGGCCTGTGTGATACGGTTGTGATCTACCGCGCCCTTAACGAGCGCTCCGGGTTACGCTTTGGCAGCGGCCAGATGATGAATAACAGTCCGCTTGATCCTAACATCATTAATTTCAGCCACTATTTCCCTTACGGATTCATGACTCCAGCAGCCTGGATCGCGTTCAGTGCACGCCGTTACATGCACGAATACGGTGCTACCAGCGAAGATTTCGGCCGGGTTGCGGTAGCGATGCGAGACTTCGCCGCCACTAACCCTAATGCATTCTTCTATGAGCGCCCCATCACGCTTGAGGATCACCAGAATTCACGCATGATCGCCGACCCACTGCGCCTGTATGATTGCTGCCAGGAAAGTGATGGTGCCGTGGCCTTTGTAGTAACGTCGGTAGAGAAAGCCAAGGACCTGGCCAACACCCCGGCCGTGATTGCCAGCGCACGACAAAGCATCGTGAAGGAATCGCGCATGATGACACCTTTCTATGGTGAGACCTTATCCGGCATTCCTGAATTCGATGCCTGCGCCAATGACGTATACTCAATGGCAGGGCTTTCACCGGCGGATATCGACATGGCTTGTCTTTACGATCACTTTTCACCGTGGGTTCTACCGCAGCTCGAAGCATTCGGTTTCTGTGATCGCGGCGAGGCCAAAGACTTCGTCAAGGATGGACACATCAGTCGCGGCGGAAAACTGCCGGTTAACACCCATGGTGGCCAGCTAGGTGAAGCCTACATCCACGGTATGAATGGCATTGCTGAAGCGGTACGCCAGATACGGGGCACGTCTGTGAATCAAGTGGCAAACGTCAATCATGTACTGGTCACTGCCGGTGCCGGCGTACCTACTGGCGCAGCAATTCTGGAAAGAGGCTGAGCATAATGAGCAACATACCTGAGGGTTTCAACCAGTCGGGCTATGCACCCTATTCCGATCGCTGCGGCCCGATACTGTACAAACGGGAAACCCGCGAAGATGGCACCCTGCAAGGAACGGTAGGCGTGTTATTGGATGAGCATCACATCGGCGGCAACAATCGAGGCCACGGCGGTTTGCTGATGACATTGCTGGATGAAGCCCTGGGTATGAACGCCTGCTTTCATCGCAACATGCAACCAGCCGTTACCGTTTCGATGAACACACAGTTTTTCGCCGCCATGAACATTGGTCAATTTCTGCAAGCCACCGGTAAAGTTACCCATTCCACCGCGTCAATGGCGTTTATGGAAGGGGAAGCCTGGTGCGGGGATGTGCTGGTGGGCCGCGCTACCGGTGTCTGGAAATACTTGAAGCCAAAATCATAAAAGGATCAACATGTACGACTTTACCGGTAAAAGCATTATTGTCACTGGAGGCAGCAAAGGAGTGGGCTTCGGTATCAGCCAGGCGTTTCTGGCAGCAGGTGCCGATGTTTTCATCTGTGGCCGCACCGAGCCTGATACCGTGCCAGAAGCCAACGGCAAGCAAGCCATTTTTTACCGTATCGACGTGCGCAAACCGGAAGAAACCCAATCCTTTATTGAGTCGGTTTTACACACCACAGGGCGACTGGATGTACTGATCAATAACGCAGGTGGCAGCCCACCGATTAATGCTGCGGATGCTCCCCCCAAGCTCACCGAGTCCATCATACGATTAAACTTAATTGCACCCATGATATTTGCCCAACAGGCATATCACGCCATGAGCAAAAACGGTGGCAGCATTATCAACATTGCCAGCGTATCCGGCGAACGCCCCTCCCCGGGCACTGCCGCCTATGGCGCAGCCAAAGCTGGGCTGATTAATGTAACCCGATCGCTGGCCCAAGAGTGGGGGCAAGACCAGGTGCGCGTAAACGCAATTATCGCAGGCCTGATCAAAACCGAAGCCGCTAACGAACACTATGGTGGTGCAGCCGGTGTAAAACTTATCGAAACATCACTGCCCATGGGGCGCATGGCTGTGCCCGAAGACATCGCCAATGCCTGCCTGTTTTTGGCCGATAGCAAAGCCGCCTATATCAGTGGTGCAGCACTGGAAGTGTATGGCGGTGGTGAACCGCCAAGCTTTCTGAAACTGGCACAGGAAGCGTATCAGATGGGTCAAAATTTCTGAGTAATACTGAACTCCATTAAATACATCGTTAGCTCGACCTCTATATCCGATCCGGCGTAGGGGCTATAGATTAACTTCGAGGGGTCGAGCGAATTACCAACATCAGCAGTACCGCCAGGCATGTCCAGTTCAGAACTCATATAGCCCAATGCAAAATCTATTACTGCTCCATTATCAAATTCCATACCTATGCCCGCGCCATAGAATGTACCTGAGCCTAATGGCAATAATGGTGTTAAACCATCGGACGGTAACGACGTTGGGCGATCCTCAATACCCAAACGCAGCACCGTAGTATCCGAATACTGATACT containing:
- a CDS encoding CocE/NonD family hydrolase, with the protein product MNHVETSPEVGSSLINGKVGATLALLSTLLLSACGGGSSDPGAQTNSRTSSEPETELVEEDPAPILDEDAEDLVTVTGGGIYNPAAIYPKAVTLPLQFITTQGGKKLAATVTLPADENGTPAPGPFPVILTQSAYNTNLLTTLLMGTPGNLLLGVSDAFIVRRGYAQVAVDALGTGISQGGWELLGEEEQVGFADAVDWVHQQPWSNGKLGVAGVSYMAISSLFAAQRRPDSIDAVFASLPMGDAMRGTVGIGGMLNGLFMSTWMQLTHITATQNLPISLLKPQHMNHIINVTQEHVDQIDSYYLPLINSALDGAPTYNYDGEFWQLRSPITNMDRITAPTFILGALHDLFQRDEPQLFEILRNNNVDSRLVIYDGSHFVNFVATHLGNQAVPPVDLLMLQWFDKYLKEQDTGIEAMPNVVQFVKNYPTESTPEEFRNDHFSSTTEWPHPLAQAERWYLQDNHQLSRTAPSAEAEAIMTQPEHPSGRAYNANGLLGFELHINDGTQCSRSFDQWTLGLNLPTPCFSNSDLVDQQRLIFESEPMTEDYYINGPIQADIWIDSTVTEAVVSVQVEEVSQRQSLPLTNGQLLASGRANDVTRSRFMDGEMIQPYHYFTEEASQPLVPGEIVKLQIEIFPTSAIIRRGNKLRISISPSNQAQAMLNYPRQAQAEGGITTIHISPEYPSSVVLPIVPTSALN
- a CDS encoding cholesterol oxidase substrate-binding domain-containing protein; this translates as MSSSSNNNHGPSLSRRKFLGGTVATVAAGTVLPGCKFVAGSGSNTIPMPPEFPTGIELYQQSFVNWARETKISGVWFCSPRSAEEVVTVANWAKDHGYRLRPLGSGHGFAPTLLPRGHSGQKVVIVNTHDYMNSITVNADDEVKSASCGAGAYIEDICAELEQYDLGLYHTTAPGGVSIAGALAMNAHGAATPQLGETLQPGHSWGTLSNLVLEITAVAWNEDQGQYELRTYQRNDPAIGPLLTCLARAFITSVRIQAGPNLKIRLLSRTDLTADEVLAMPENETENSFSNLSDQHGTMDIIYYPFNPENIVWLKSWTVTPEKPESSREVLEPYQLSDGVKVAPWQADALSSTLRTFPRIVPQYNKISVDGLRSLLADEDPTTKINDIWGSAYTTTLYVQPETPRLTVAAWGVVVSRANMQRALAEWYEFFTELLADFKSRGLYPYTGPVELRAHGLENPADVLIPNAVEPTLSGARPHPDHPEKDTIIWFAINNNVDQPAAMEFNTRLEQWFYSNYASYGLVRPEWTKCYAYSDDGEFGGAWTNEEIMSEVYPRTWNQGYPADNNWDTAAAQFRAMDPHGVFTNSHLNKLFPLES
- a CDS encoding TetR/AcrR family transcriptional regulator, whose product is MTSDLDKKTSHRTYGGLSEPERKLERRERFLEAGLEVFGRAGIRGATVRKLCKEAGLTERYFYESFEDSEALFCAVYERQVESLRDFFIAKLPELPTEMDARIRTCLNAYFTFMQDDRVVRVLYVESLHGIERVSTVRQANHDMMSQFAAQWIKSDNPELTVTLEFAAAVAQAINGACYSMSTQWMLGGYKLPIDMLVDSCSLLVLGTMRALKEEFQPS
- a CDS encoding 2Fe-2S iron-sulfur cluster-binding protein; translation: MPTLEITDLAGNVSTLDATSGDTLMEALRDNGYDDILAICGGVCSCSSCHCYIEGEWADKLNKPGEDELQLVSSTEHYQPNSRLSCQVTLNDDMDGMKVTIAQQDY
- a CDS encoding NAD(P)/FAD-dependent oxidoreductase; amino-acid sequence: MTEQQTCIIIGASHAGAQLANSVRKEGWQGRILVIGDEAIAPYHRPPLSKALLMGDKTADQLEIFKPTVYDKANIEFLLNTRVASINRADKTITLEGGNTLTYDKLALCTGARVRKLDIPGSDLKGVHYLRTLADAEAIQRDVSANRKAVIVGGGYIGLETAASLRKLGMEVTVLEMMSRVLERVTAPELSDYYTKLHESHGVKIILNAQAQAILGNDKAQQVQCNNDLVLDADLVIIGIGVIPNTELAAAAGLVVENGILVDEFACTNDPDIVAAGDCTFHPNDLLGFHLRLESVPNAMEQAKTAAASICGKPKAYHALPWFWSDQYDIKLQIAGFNKGYERVVLRGNPDSNQFVAWYLQDNKVLAADCINSSKEFMQAKKLIAQNITVTDAQLADTSIEVASLVTNT
- a CDS encoding shikimate kinase, whose product is MQRQSLILIGMPGAGKSTMGILLAKELGLGFLDTDVAIQVKEGKTLQEILEERGYLALRDVEEQVLLETDCHQKVIATGGSAVYSEKGMAYLKSCGPIVYLDVPLEELRRRIHNYETRGIARRPEQSFAHLFEERAALYRQYADITVRCDRHGPGEVISQVLEALGKLNPDA
- a CDS encoding bifunctional MaoC family dehydratase N-terminal/OB-fold nucleic acid binding domain-containing protein, with amino-acid sequence MSEATAADILSRIKPLLNKRVGPYNSWNPVSRTHIWQWCSAMGDSNPLYQDDAYRAQHSEFSGEKAVAPPTMMQMWSMRDVNGNDGPGSTTDNLYEILTALEQEGYEGIMAVSYDQTFHRYLEEGDSAHHYSTIVDISDLKTTGMGKGFFVTQWAEFLDQNEELFAEAKITYFKYQTPKQQPAAKQASAPGKINRIHPVENHDHEHFWQGLRGGKLLIQKCEDCGELRHPPQPMCEHCQSIRWSTIESKGKGTVYTYTVMHYPEIPPFDYPNAIVLVDLEEGVRIVSQLIGTKPNDIHIGMAVEMKLTEVQEGMTLPLFHAVDKA
- a CDS encoding MaoC family dehydratase, producing MTAFKNLYASELSVGDTLPEFALPITTRLVVSTAIASQDFQDVHHDKAAAQEKGTPDIFMNILSTNGFVGRYLTDWAGPGSRIKKIQFKLGAPNFPGDTMVMSGEVIDISQEGEHTLAHVNFKGKNGMGNHVSGVAVLQLAAEDGQ
- a CDS encoding lipid-transfer protein, with product MSSTPIDNTLSRKAAIVGIGATEFSKDSGRSEMQLACEAVKAALDDAGIKGSDIDGMSTFSMDNNWENEILRQVGGKELKFFSRTEFGGGAACGPFVHAATAIASGLCDTVVIYRALNERSGLRFGSGQMMNNSPLDPNIINFSHYFPYGFMTPAAWIAFSARRYMHEYGATSEDFGRVAVAMRDFAATNPNAFFYERPITLEDHQNSRMIADPLRLYDCCQESDGAVAFVVTSVEKAKDLANTPAVIASARQSIVKESRMMTPFYGETLSGIPEFDACANDVYSMAGLSPADIDMACLYDHFSPWVLPQLEAFGFCDRGEAKDFVKDGHISRGGKLPVNTHGGQLGEAYIHGMNGIAEAVRQIRGTSVNQVANVNHVLVTAGAGVPTGAAILERG
- a CDS encoding PaaI family thioesterase, with the translated sequence MSNIPEGFNQSGYAPYSDRCGPILYKRETREDGTLQGTVGVLLDEHHIGGNNRGHGGLLMTLLDEALGMNACFHRNMQPAVTVSMNTQFFAAMNIGQFLQATGKVTHSTASMAFMEGEAWCGDVLVGRATGVWKYLKPKS
- a CDS encoding SDR family oxidoreductase translates to MYDFTGKSIIVTGGSKGVGFGISQAFLAAGADVFICGRTEPDTVPEANGKQAIFYRIDVRKPEETQSFIESVLHTTGRLDVLINNAGGSPPINAADAPPKLTESIIRLNLIAPMIFAQQAYHAMSKNGGSIINIASVSGERPSPGTAAYGAAKAGLINVTRSLAQEWGQDQVRVNAIIAGLIKTEAANEHYGGAAGVKLIETSLPMGRMAVPEDIANACLFLADSKAAYISGAALEVYGGGEPPSFLKLAQEAYQMGQNF